A portion of the Candidatus Pristimantibacillus lignocellulolyticus genome contains these proteins:
- a CDS encoding YheC/YheD family protein, whose product MTSSLIEETADLNQYESNIFAILTSNDEQGKMRGNRNNFIDIIQAGQEMGFKVYVLPVENLALSRKQLRGYVYHKSTKRWTQKWMPFPNIIYNRIPLRSDEETAAVKTKLAACQNNSDLILFNPTFFNKWELNRWLRRSKVTKSYIPLTRKLGSASTLENLLQQHAYLYLKPESGKAGKGIMTIVKKDNNTLPYRLNIQEKTYSTTFNCSNFKKLWARIQQECGTVPYIVQQGIPLATFQNRKFDLRTLIQKNGSGDWEITGLGARIAGSTSITTHVPRGGSIDEPLKLLTHAFNTKEAHNIIDKASKVAIKIATQIERSANYRLGEMSMDIGVDESGGIWFFEANSKPMKFDEPHIRQKSLQRIFQYSQHLLKQ is encoded by the coding sequence TTGACTAGTTCTTTGATAGAAGAAACCGCTGATCTCAACCAATATGAAAGTAATATATTTGCGATATTAACATCTAACGATGAACAAGGTAAAATGCGTGGAAATCGCAATAATTTTATTGATATTATTCAAGCGGGACAGGAAATGGGATTTAAAGTTTATGTACTCCCCGTGGAGAATCTCGCTTTGAGTCGCAAGCAATTACGAGGCTATGTGTATCATAAGAGTACGAAACGTTGGACACAGAAATGGATGCCATTCCCTAACATTATTTATAATCGAATCCCTTTACGTTCTGATGAGGAAACAGCTGCAGTGAAAACGAAACTAGCAGCTTGCCAGAACAATTCAGATCTCATTTTATTTAATCCAACGTTTTTTAATAAATGGGAACTGAATCGTTGGTTACGTCGTTCAAAAGTTACGAAGTCCTATATTCCATTGACTCGTAAACTAGGCAGTGCTTCTACACTTGAAAATTTATTACAACAACACGCTTATTTGTACTTGAAGCCGGAGAGTGGAAAAGCCGGAAAAGGTATTATGACCATTGTAAAAAAAGACAATAATACTTTACCCTATCGTTTGAACATTCAAGAGAAAACGTACAGTACTACTTTCAACTGCTCGAACTTTAAAAAGCTTTGGGCACGTATACAACAAGAATGTGGTACTGTCCCATATATTGTGCAGCAAGGAATTCCATTAGCAACTTTTCAAAATCGCAAATTCGATTTACGGACACTTATCCAGAAAAACGGAAGTGGAGACTGGGAGATTACAGGTCTTGGCGCACGAATCGCGGGAAGTACAAGTATTACAACTCATGTCCCTCGTGGCGGCAGTATAGATGAACCTCTTAAATTGCTTACCCATGCATTCAATACTAAAGAAGCACATAATATTATTGATAAAGCATCTAAAGTTGCTATTAAAATAGCTACTCAAATTGAGCGCAGTGCGAATTATCGTCTAGGTGAAATGTCTATGGATATTGGAGTAGATGAATCAGGTGGAATTTGGTTTTTTGAAGCAAATTCAAAACCGATGAAATTCGATGAACCTCATATTCGCCAAAAATCATTACAACGCATTTTTCAATATAGTCAGCATCTGCTCAAACAATAG
- a CDS encoding YheC/YheD family protein: MSLTVCNIHFSQQPEQVVYASKSLIQELQLKTSKPIVIRLGQEQIKALIKPLKRSGKHLYLSTGIRQSIKIPSSGTIHLLPRGSNDIQLGPLIGILTDVIKPGEGSPFNSRSSFVKQVIKAGHNKAYTFGFTPADIDWQNKTVHGYFLNAQGNWYRREVAFPDVIYNRLPNRKTEIGPSMTALRERFVKIGIPFFNWSFLNKADVYEFLDNDPEALLHLPESVTNPSQEKMKKMLHQYQFIYFKPGTGSLGYGIYRITYHKQNGYFVRYRNNGTNTLLKFTSFDKMYRALSLKHGEGLKNYVAQQGIRLIELDKCPVDFRFHMHKDINNEWQPVGIGAKKAGRGSVTTHMKSGGTLLTPEQALQYTFGNRTPDILEKAKLVSVKISEAIERNYSHRLGELGLDIGIDQSGDVWMFEANAKPGRSIFKHPALRLEGKESLNHIVEHCLYLSQFQGGGVS, from the coding sequence ATGAGTCTTACCGTTTGTAACATACACTTCTCACAGCAGCCTGAGCAGGTCGTATATGCTTCCAAATCGCTCATCCAAGAGCTGCAACTTAAAACTTCTAAACCCATTGTCATACGACTTGGGCAAGAGCAAATAAAAGCATTAATAAAACCATTAAAACGTTCAGGTAAGCATCTTTATCTTTCAACTGGAATTCGTCAAAGCATAAAAATACCAAGCAGTGGCACCATTCATCTGTTACCACGTGGATCTAATGATATTCAGTTAGGACCTCTTATTGGCATATTAACAGACGTAATAAAACCTGGTGAAGGCTCTCCCTTCAACTCACGCTCTTCATTTGTAAAACAAGTGATTAAAGCAGGTCATAACAAAGCATACACTTTTGGCTTTACCCCCGCTGATATAGATTGGCAGAATAAAACCGTACACGGTTACTTTCTCAATGCACAAGGTAATTGGTATCGTCGAGAGGTAGCTTTTCCTGATGTGATCTACAATAGATTACCCAATCGTAAAACTGAAATTGGACCTTCAATGACTGCATTAAGAGAGCGCTTTGTCAAAATCGGTATTCCTTTTTTCAATTGGAGTTTCTTGAACAAGGCTGATGTATATGAATTTCTCGACAATGATCCTGAAGCTCTACTTCATCTGCCAGAATCTGTGACGAACCCTTCGCAAGAAAAAATGAAAAAGATGCTTCATCAATACCAATTTATTTACTTTAAACCTGGTACTGGCAGCCTAGGATATGGTATCTACAGAATTACGTATCACAAACAAAACGGCTACTTCGTGCGGTATCGTAACAACGGCACAAATACTTTGTTGAAATTCACAAGTTTTGACAAAATGTATCGGGCACTATCATTAAAACATGGCGAAGGCTTAAAAAACTATGTTGCTCAACAAGGTATTCGTCTTATTGAATTAGATAAATGCCCTGTCGATTTCAGATTTCATATGCATAAAGATATTAATAACGAATGGCAACCTGTAGGTATTGGAGCGAAAAAAGCAGGTCGTGGTAGTGTAACCACTCATATGAAAAGTGGAGGAACTTTGCTTACTCCAGAACAAGCTCTTCAATACACGTTCGGTAATCGTACTCCTGACATTCTAGAAAAAGCAAAGCTTGTTTCTGTTAAAATTTCTGAAGCCATTGAACGTAACTACTCACACCGACTTGGTGAGCTTGGATTAGATATTGGAATAGATCAAAGTGGGGATGTGTGGATGTTCGAGGCCAATGCAAAGCCAGGCAGATCTATTTTTAAACATCCTGCACTCCGGCTCGAAGGCAAAGAATCATTAAATCATATTGTGGAACATTGCTTATATCTTAGTCAGTTTCAAGGAGGCGGAGTATCTTGA
- a CDS encoding YheC/YheD family protein: MEVVELGVAVAKIDYFQDNKRSDVLLPEPKFYKELSILGKQHNIHVFVFSAEELDQNNKSLFGFCYTDKGWKRQYVPFPDVVFDRCFYASSKERIQMESALIFIRRQKPFQLINNNLPSKIQVYDQLNTEEPLIPYLPHTDSIQSISEISHWLELYPQGIILKPAAGMHGKGVIHIYYNPDLKLYLISGRNLRNDSFEISFSRELSLLKWLYKFKKQLQYVVQPYFYLRNDKGQPFDIRVLLQKDDNGQWQQTGSVARVGRQDGLTSNLHGGGETGLPLPLLSQNLGSYKAERLLQEIHMISGQTVIAIEQHFGRFGELALDFGVTPQGRVWLLECNSKPGRQAFTNDLERIHPQLAIERPLQYAKFLYQHYRYRQHAVM; the protein is encoded by the coding sequence ATGGAAGTCGTAGAATTAGGCGTGGCCGTCGCAAAAATTGATTACTTTCAAGATAACAAAAGATCTGATGTGTTACTGCCTGAACCTAAGTTTTATAAAGAATTAAGTATATTAGGTAAGCAACATAATATACATGTATTCGTTTTTTCTGCGGAGGAATTAGATCAAAATAATAAGTCCTTGTTTGGTTTTTGCTACACCGACAAGGGTTGGAAACGACAATATGTACCGTTCCCAGATGTTGTATTTGATCGATGCTTTTACGCAAGTTCCAAAGAGAGAATTCAGATGGAGTCCGCGCTCATATTTATTCGTCGCCAAAAACCGTTCCAACTCATAAATAATAATTTGCCTTCAAAAATACAAGTATATGATCAACTTAATACAGAAGAACCATTGATACCTTATTTACCTCATACTGACTCTATACAATCTATATCTGAGATATCCCACTGGCTAGAACTTTATCCTCAAGGCATCATTCTCAAACCAGCTGCAGGTATGCACGGTAAAGGTGTTATTCATATTTATTACAATCCAGACCTGAAACTCTATCTGATTAGTGGACGCAATCTTCGTAACGATAGTTTTGAAATTAGCTTTTCTCGTGAACTCTCTTTACTGAAATGGCTATATAAATTTAAGAAACAATTACAGTATGTTGTTCAACCGTATTTCTATTTGCGAAATGATAAGGGGCAACCATTTGATATAAGAGTACTTTTGCAAAAAGATGATAATGGTCAGTGGCAACAGACAGGCAGTGTTGCAAGGGTAGGTAGACAAGATGGATTAACATCAAATTTACATGGTGGTGGTGAGACTGGATTACCCCTGCCGCTACTCTCGCAAAATTTGGGCAGCTATAAAGCAGAACGTTTGCTACAAGAAATCCATATGATAAGTGGGCAAACAGTAATTGCAATAGAGCAACATTTTGGTCGATTTGGAGAGCTTGCACTAGACTTTGGTGTTACTCCACAAGGACGCGTATGGTTATTAGAATGTAATAGCAAACCAGGTCGTCAAGCATTCACTAACGACTTAGAACGTATTCATCCACAACTCGCAATAGAGCGCCCTCTCCAATACGCAAAATTTTTGTATCAACATTATCGTTATAGGCAACATGCCGTCATGTAA
- a CDS encoding YheC/YheD family protein: MLKSKFIVPIHIVDHIAQDSVYISELIMKDQKIPKAQPITIQFGVHSHAVKVLPNQKNQGLFIHPKLAQLLGIPLFSSKPMHFNIQYMSKLTTIKIGPLISVLINKETPEDMNKPFGVISSFCRELSEACYAIGAIVYFFTPSSIPLNGTFINGWILDGEWKKKSLPLAEIIYNRLPTRQIENQAPVQRLFTQTAKNHNIFIFNERFLDKHDVFHTLQDDESIKHYLPESLLLEDFSTLKYMINKYNVVYVKPVQGSLGRGIFRITSLDIQKKFTLEKASSPSQKPLKFSTLTNLYRAFKSNLSHKQYQIQQGLSVIQVGRSPVDFRALVQKNSKGGWSITSIVARTAGNERFVANLARGGSIDTVTNTLPRTNLPQHLNTEDMLLALKRAAIAISEAIDRNIDAHFGELGVDLAIDVQGKVWLIEVNSKPSKNDNTPLRENKIRPSVRKVVSYAKYLTGFKEGRKSHGSRRIRRGRRKN; encoded by the coding sequence ATGTTGAAATCCAAATTTATCGTTCCAATTCATATTGTCGATCATATTGCTCAAGACAGTGTGTATATTAGTGAACTGATTATGAAGGATCAGAAAATCCCAAAAGCACAGCCTATTACGATTCAATTTGGAGTTCATAGCCATGCTGTCAAAGTATTGCCTAATCAGAAAAACCAAGGGCTCTTTATTCATCCTAAGCTAGCTCAACTCCTTGGTATTCCACTATTTTCCAGTAAGCCAATGCATTTTAATATTCAGTATATGAGTAAGCTTACTACGATTAAAATAGGGCCATTAATTTCAGTCCTCATTAACAAAGAAACACCGGAGGATATGAATAAGCCTTTCGGTGTCATTAGTTCTTTTTGTCGTGAATTGTCCGAAGCTTGCTATGCCATAGGTGCAATTGTTTATTTTTTCACACCATCCTCCATACCTTTGAACGGAACATTTATTAATGGCTGGATATTGGACGGGGAATGGAAGAAAAAATCTTTGCCGTTAGCTGAAATCATCTACAATCGTTTGCCCACACGTCAGATTGAGAATCAAGCTCCTGTACAGCGACTCTTTACCCAAACCGCAAAGAATCACAATATATTTATTTTTAACGAACGATTTCTTGATAAACATGATGTCTTTCATACCCTTCAAGATGATGAAAGCATCAAACACTATTTACCTGAATCTTTGCTGTTAGAAGATTTTTCAACTTTGAAATATATGATCAACAAATATAATGTGGTTTATGTGAAGCCTGTACAAGGCAGCTTAGGTAGAGGAATATTTCGCATTACATCACTAGATATCCAAAAAAAGTTCACTTTAGAGAAGGCAAGTTCACCTTCTCAAAAGCCCTTGAAATTCTCCACTTTAACAAACTTATATCGAGCATTCAAATCAAATCTATCTCACAAACAATATCAAATTCAACAGGGATTATCTGTTATTCAAGTAGGTCGAAGTCCCGTTGATTTTAGAGCACTTGTCCAGAAAAATTCTAAAGGCGGTTGGAGTATAACTTCTATCGTAGCAAGAACAGCAGGGAATGAACGTTTTGTAGCTAATTTGGCACGTGGCGGATCCATTGATACTGTCACCAATACGTTACCTCGGACAAATCTACCACAACATTTAAATACTGAAGATATGTTGCTCGCCTTAAAGCGTGCAGCCATTGCCATATCGGAAGCGATCGATCGTAATATAGATGCTCATTTTGGTGAGTTAGGCGTAGATTTGGCTATAGATGTACAAGGCAAAGTATGGCTAATAGAAGTTAATTCTAAACCTTCTAAAAATGATAATACCCCATTGCGTGAAAATAAGATCCGACCTTCCGTCAGAAAGGTTGTTTCTTATGCGAAATATCTAACAGGCTTTAAGGAAGGGAGAAAATCCCATGGAAGTCGTAGAATTAGGCGTGGCCGTCGCAAAAATTGA
- a CDS encoding DRTGG domain-containing protein → MTTKHFGIPDDQNNEQVTMTKHELIMNYIQSLAVGTRISVRAIAKELNVSEGTAYKAFKDAEMNGLVSTKERIGTVRIDRKRREALDQLTFREVAEIVEGRLHGGFEGLEKTLQKFVIGAMELEAMLRYINEASLLIVGNRKNVHRRALEQGAGILLTGGFEPEQEVIDLANELALPILSTRHDTFTVASMINRAMYDRLIRRKIILLEDIVTFTKPADVMHIGQTIAQYHELFKTTGSARFPVLDDRGRVVGMMTAKDAAGAEDSTQLDKVMSKHPITAAPNITVTSAVHTMALEGIDLLPIVDRHRKLLAVVTRQEVLDAMRFAGKQPVTGETFEDLIWTGFVLESDIIHEEASMVFRGKITPQMSGALGMASEGLLSTLMAQASRNMIRETSKRDFLLDSVNTYFFRPLPIETDISISAKPLELSRMVTKIEITIVDKQGLAAKAILAAQMIDPY, encoded by the coding sequence ATGACCACCAAACATTTTGGAATACCTGATGATCAGAACAATGAACAAGTCACAATGACAAAACATGAACTAATCATGAATTATATACAAAGTTTAGCAGTAGGCACACGCATCTCTGTCCGAGCGATTGCTAAAGAATTGAATGTAAGTGAAGGAACAGCATATAAAGCATTCAAAGATGCGGAGATGAATGGTCTAGTCTCTACAAAAGAAAGAATTGGAACTGTTCGTATAGACCGTAAGCGAAGAGAGGCTCTTGACCAATTAACGTTTCGTGAAGTAGCTGAAATCGTTGAGGGACGATTACATGGTGGATTTGAAGGTCTTGAAAAAACACTTCAGAAGTTTGTCATTGGTGCGATGGAGCTAGAAGCGATGCTACGATATATTAATGAGGCATCACTGCTTATTGTAGGTAACCGAAAAAATGTACATAGACGCGCATTAGAGCAAGGGGCAGGAATATTATTAACAGGTGGATTTGAACCTGAGCAAGAAGTAATTGATCTTGCTAATGAACTAGCTCTTCCAATTCTCTCTACCCGTCATGATACATTTACAGTGGCTTCTATGATTAATAGGGCGATGTATGACCGGTTAATTCGCAGAAAGATTATACTTCTAGAAGATATTGTGACATTTACTAAACCGGCAGATGTGATGCACATAGGACAGACTATAGCGCAATATCATGAACTATTCAAAACTACAGGCTCCGCGAGATTTCCTGTCCTAGATGATCGAGGAAGAGTTGTAGGAATGATGACAGCAAAAGATGCTGCTGGTGCAGAAGATAGTACACAACTAGACAAGGTGATGTCAAAGCATCCGATTACGGCAGCACCTAATATTACAGTAACTTCAGCTGTTCATACGATGGCATTAGAGGGAATCGATCTACTTCCAATTGTAGATCGGCATCGGAAATTATTAGCCGTTGTCACTAGACAAGAAGTGCTTGATGCGATGCGTTTTGCTGGGAAGCAACCTGTTACAGGAGAGACATTTGAGGATCTAATCTGGACGGGATTTGTGCTAGAATCAGATATTATTCATGAGGAAGCAAGTATGGTATTTAGAGGGAAGATCACACCTCAAATGTCAGGTGCACTTGGCATGGCTTCAGAAGGTTTGCTTAGTACGCTAATGGCACAAGCATCACGTAATATGATTCGAGAAACGAGCAAAAGGGATTTTCTATTAGATAGTGTTAATACGTATTTCTTTCGCCCATTACCAATTGAAACAGATATATCGATTTCAGCCAAACCATTAGAGCTTAGCCGTATGGTTACCAAAATAGAAATTACTATAGTAGATAAACAAGGCTTAGCCGCCAAAGCAATTTTGGCAGCTCAAATGATTGACCCTTATTAA
- a CDS encoding YtpI family protein: MTQLIQYFLSPVIFLSVLFAIYYSVKARQAKEPIKKGILGGKLNISMGIMLIFISFVQLFLSNESTLRIVLGAIFLVLGIFNLFAGLRNLSYFKRKAAK; this comes from the coding sequence GTGACTCAGTTAATCCAGTACTTCCTCTCCCCAGTCATCTTTCTAAGTGTGTTATTCGCTATCTACTACAGCGTGAAGGCTAGACAAGCGAAAGAACCAATTAAAAAAGGGATTCTTGGCGGTAAACTTAATATAAGCATGGGTATTATGCTCATATTCATTTCATTCGTTCAGCTTTTCCTATCGAATGAATCTACATTACGAATTGTACTTGGTGCGATTTTCTTAGTTCTTGGTATTTTCAACCTTTTTGCAGGATTACGTAATCTAAGCTATTTCAAAAGAAAAGCAGCAAAATAG
- a CDS encoding YtrH family sporulation protein — translation MNDFLSKAGLDFFVAFGVVLGGSLIAGVGAVFMLMPPATVILDTAARLKIWAIVAAIGGSIDPVRVIESNISAGQISPAIQQICFILFAFLGAHTATELIKLACKGAIT, via the coding sequence TTGAATGATTTTCTTTCAAAAGCTGGACTTGATTTCTTTGTCGCTTTTGGTGTTGTATTAGGTGGATCACTAATTGCAGGTGTCGGAGCAGTGTTTATGCTAATGCCTCCAGCGACTGTCATACTAGATACTGCTGCACGACTAAAAATATGGGCAATTGTTGCAGCGATAGGAGGATCTATTGATCCTGTACGGGTCATTGAGAGTAATATTAGTGCCGGACAGATTTCACCTGCTATTCAACAAATTTGCTTTATCCTATTTGCTTTTCTCGGAGCACATACCGCTACTGAACTTATTAAACTAGCCTGTAAAGGGGCGATCACCTAA
- a CDS encoding DNA polymerase III subunit alpha: MSTTMAEQFVHLHVHSEYSLLDGAARIKELVKAAASKGMKALALTDHGVMYGAVAFYKACLEYNIKPIIGCEIYFTAGSRFEKGNRKENPIYHLILLAANEQGYRNLMKIVSTAQVEGMHYKPRADYELLSQHSEGIICLSACLGGEVNQHLLHQRIDEAKAAALRHKEIFGDRYYLEIQNHGMLEQKQAETLMIQLAQELDIPLVATNDVHYIDPRDAAMQEVLICIGTGKSLQDEDRLKIETDQLYLRTGAEMLERFQHVPEAIRNTAEIAARCNVELQLGRANLPQFWPIPPQQTSNSFLRELCLDGMNLRFADSEQWLNDTKIRQTVTDRLNYELAVIEKMGYEDYFLIVWDFIRFAKERHIAVGPGRGSSAGSLVAYTLQITDVDPIKYKLLFERFLNPERVSMPDIDIDFDDERRDEVIQYVAAKYGDEHVAQIITFGTMAAKAAIRDVGRAMNISFQEVDRAAKLIPNQLGITLEHALNQSQELRTAYDGSANTRRLIDMAIKVEGMPRHSSTHAAGVVIAASPLTEYTPLQVGSEDMLLTQYSMEHLESIGLLKMDFLGLRTLSILGRAHRWVEEINKKQVNFHQISDDDPLTYEMLGKGETTGIFQLESPGVRRVLRDMKPSNFEDIVSVLALYRPGPMEFIPKYIEGKHGKIVVEYPHDSLRHILQDTYGIIVYQEQIMQIASHMAGFSLGEADLLRRAVSKKKREVLDEERAHFVQGSITMGYDELSANRVYDMIVRFADYGFPRAHAVAYGVLAFRTAWFKAHHPIIFMASMLASVAGNMRKAAQYVDECSRMGIAVLPPCINNSGLNFAPTKEGIRFGLAAIKNVGTQAIESIVSGRREKPYLTLLDFCKRVDLRVVNKRVLESLILAGAFDQFEGHRAQLLAALDDTLEAVTKWKKERDDLQIELFGFEEIQNWDVELPNIRSFTMTEQLEHEYELLGMYLSGHPLDELLNVLQGQNFDSLIELYDREEGYKAVVPVRIASIRPYMSKNGQAMAFAEVEDRIVRIEAVVFASTWRKCSTTLVKDSLVLMLASVQKQEDEIKLIVDDVVIVGDEPIEEMAKHVDRLRGQAERWQRNKGATKSSPPPRREVKDAKPTPTQKIFIKINEKLEQPTILAILQNKILQHQGDLVIVLFYERTGQIVALSEQYRASPNEKFIVEVEHLLGKGSIVIK, encoded by the coding sequence ATGAGCACAACAATGGCAGAGCAATTTGTACATCTTCACGTTCATAGTGAATATAGCTTGTTAGATGGCGCAGCCAGAATTAAGGAGCTCGTTAAGGCTGCTGCAAGCAAAGGGATGAAAGCATTAGCACTAACTGACCATGGGGTTATGTATGGGGCTGTTGCCTTCTATAAGGCATGTCTTGAATATAATATTAAGCCGATTATTGGCTGTGAAATATATTTTACTGCGGGGTCTCGTTTTGAAAAGGGCAATCGCAAAGAGAATCCAATCTATCATCTCATTCTATTAGCTGCTAATGAACAAGGATATCGTAACTTGATGAAAATTGTTTCTACCGCACAAGTTGAAGGGATGCATTATAAACCTCGCGCAGACTATGAGCTGCTCAGTCAACATTCAGAGGGTATTATTTGTTTAAGTGCATGTCTTGGTGGAGAGGTTAATCAACATTTACTACATCAACGAATAGATGAAGCAAAAGCTGCAGCACTTCGCCACAAAGAAATATTTGGAGATCGATATTATCTTGAAATTCAAAATCATGGCATGTTGGAGCAGAAACAAGCAGAAACGCTTATGATTCAATTGGCTCAAGAACTAGATATACCGTTAGTTGCGACCAATGATGTGCATTACATTGATCCACGTGATGCAGCGATGCAAGAAGTGTTGATCTGTATTGGTACAGGAAAATCACTTCAAGACGAAGATCGACTCAAGATAGAAACAGATCAGTTGTATTTGAGGACTGGTGCTGAAATGCTTGAACGTTTTCAGCATGTTCCAGAAGCTATTCGTAATACTGCGGAAATTGCCGCGCGATGCAATGTAGAATTACAACTTGGGAGAGCGAATTTACCCCAATTTTGGCCAATTCCACCCCAACAAACATCGAATTCATTTCTACGTGAACTATGTCTTGATGGTATGAATTTAAGATTTGCCGATAGCGAGCAATGGCTTAATGATACAAAGATCCGTCAGACGGTAACAGATCGGCTTAATTACGAACTTGCAGTTATTGAGAAGATGGGGTATGAGGATTATTTTCTAATTGTGTGGGATTTCATTCGTTTTGCGAAAGAAAGACATATTGCTGTAGGTCCTGGTCGTGGATCTAGTGCTGGTAGTCTTGTTGCCTATACACTTCAAATTACTGATGTAGATCCTATTAAATATAAGTTACTATTTGAGCGTTTTCTTAATCCAGAACGGGTTAGCATGCCGGATATCGATATTGACTTTGATGATGAACGACGGGATGAAGTTATTCAATATGTAGCTGCAAAGTACGGGGATGAACATGTTGCTCAAATTATTACGTTCGGTACGATGGCTGCCAAAGCTGCGATCCGAGATGTTGGTAGAGCTATGAATATTTCATTCCAAGAGGTTGATCGAGCTGCCAAGCTTATTCCTAATCAGCTTGGGATTACACTTGAGCATGCATTAAATCAAAGTCAGGAACTACGTACTGCTTACGATGGTAGTGCAAACACTAGAAGACTCATCGATATGGCTATTAAAGTAGAAGGTATGCCAAGACACTCCTCTACGCATGCAGCAGGTGTTGTCATCGCGGCTTCACCATTAACGGAGTATACACCGCTCCAAGTGGGTAGTGAGGATATGTTGCTTACACAGTATTCTATGGAGCATCTCGAATCAATTGGGTTGTTGAAGATGGACTTTCTTGGACTTCGCACATTGTCGATTCTAGGGAGGGCACATCGCTGGGTTGAAGAGATTAATAAGAAACAGGTTAATTTCCATCAAATATCAGATGATGATCCCTTAACTTATGAAATGCTTGGTAAAGGGGAGACTACAGGGATATTTCAATTAGAGTCGCCTGGAGTAAGACGTGTACTACGTGATATGAAGCCATCTAATTTCGAAGATATTGTCTCTGTATTAGCGCTCTACCGACCAGGTCCGATGGAATTTATTCCAAAGTATATTGAAGGAAAGCATGGCAAAATTGTTGTCGAATATCCTCATGACTCACTTCGCCATATTTTGCAAGATACTTACGGTATAATTGTATATCAAGAACAAATCATGCAAATTGCATCTCATATGGCAGGATTTTCACTTGGCGAAGCAGATTTGCTAAGACGAGCTGTCTCTAAGAAGAAACGTGAGGTGCTTGATGAAGAGCGAGCGCATTTTGTTCAAGGAAGTATAACTATGGGGTACGATGAGCTAAGTGCCAATAGAGTATACGATATGATTGTTCGCTTTGCTGATTATGGTTTCCCACGAGCTCATGCGGTTGCATATGGCGTTTTAGCTTTTCGTACAGCTTGGTTCAAAGCACATCACCCTATTATATTTATGGCATCAATGCTGGCATCCGTTGCAGGTAATATGCGAAAGGCTGCACAATATGTGGACGAATGTTCTCGTATGGGTATTGCCGTACTACCACCATGTATCAATAATAGTGGACTGAACTTTGCACCAACGAAAGAAGGCATCCGTTTCGGTCTAGCTGCAATCAAAAATGTAGGGACGCAAGCTATTGAATCTATTGTGTCAGGTAGAAGAGAGAAACCTTATCTCACGCTGCTGGATTTTTGTAAACGAGTAGATCTGCGTGTTGTGAATAAGCGAGTGCTAGAATCACTAATTTTGGCAGGAGCTTTCGATCAATTTGAAGGGCATCGTGCACAATTATTAGCGGCACTAGACGATACTTTAGAAGCTGTAACGAAATGGAAGAAAGAACGAGATGACTTGCAAATTGAACTGTTTGGGTTTGAAGAAATTCAGAATTGGGACGTAGAACTACCGAACATAAGAAGTTTTACCATGACAGAGCAGCTAGAACATGAATACGAATTACTAGGTATGTATTTGTCTGGTCATCCGCTTGATGAATTGTTAAATGTACTACAAGGCCAAAATTTCGATTCTTTAATTGAACTTTATGATCGCGAAGAAGGTTACAAGGCTGTAGTTCCAGTACGTATTGCCTCCATTCGTCCTTATATGAGTAAAAATGGACAAGCTATGGCTTTCGCAGAAGTTGAGGATCGTATTGTACGTATCGAAGCAGTTGTATTCGCAAGTACATGGCGTAAATGTAGCACTACATTAGTGAAGGACAGCTTAGTACTTATGCTTGCTTCTGTGCAAAAACAAGAGGATGAGATTAAATTGATCGTGGATGATGTTGTCATTGTTGGTGATGAACCAATTGAAGAAATGGCGAAACATGTAGACCGATTAAGAGGACAAGCTGAAAGGTGGCAACGAAATAAAGGAGCGACCAAGTCTTCTCCACCACCGCGACGAGAAGTTAAGGATGCTAAACCTACACCAACCCAAAAAATATTTATTAAAATTAACGAAAAGCTTGAACAGCCAACTATATTAGCCATTCTTCAAAATAAAATATTGCAACATCAAGGTGATTTAGTTATTGTATTGTTCTATGAAAGAACCGGCCAAATTGTTGCGTTAAGTGAGCAATATCGTGCATCTCCTAATGAGAAGTTTATAGTAGAGGTAGAGCATTTACTTGGAAAAGGTTCCATTGTAATTAAGTAA